A region of Sparus aurata chromosome 8, fSpaAur1.1, whole genome shotgun sequence DNA encodes the following proteins:
- the cttnbp2 gene encoding cortactin-binding protein 2, translating into MASEGASGEQPPPVQTLATAVLGSVDTKCEFNMDNLSKPELLTLLSIMEGELEARDLVIEALRAQRKEVFLQERYGHYSLTDPFLALQRDFECGVPGGDKERRPLGSSPISVLEAVMAHCRKMQERMSAQLAAAESRQKRLEMEKLQLQSLEQEHRKLTAQLKDEREKNKHIVMMLVRECKQLATRVVEESQRFDELQARLDEESRTSGRLQEELTTERQRSQQMEAKMEKQLSEFDTEREQLRARLGREETESHSLRQQVEQLRTEQGDGKDGAAVAQPAAGAEPAAATSPPPKPKAVTSVSVATEPVSSRTASCQTDLPPTEVEGPKKTPLTIPVKPTPANYVGLSLPKTTGRGIVHSSSGGLAQTENGSEGQVPHGLPSGVSPRVQAARYKFQEQDQNGTASQSPPARDLSPTNRDNFAAKQQARHTVTQVLSRFTSPPAGGAGPLRPGLPHSASEGGPFPGRLSHPIGIKSPTVARIDRGNPPPIPPKKPGLSQTPSPPHPPIKGVGDSSRSPGVGLKPATPQLPPKPALDLVPALAASQVGACSPSRSPGPGRGPQRQPAAACVECPPVISPATTVSSPSSINPPSTSSSISAPSSRSSRASAGSPLATASGWCPSVVSCLGSGGPAALDGGRPLLPQAASQGNVTLLSMLLNQPDPTTITTTTTTTTTTSTTAMENKPNHLDQDQHLYHNHNQTSALFAAAQNGHTECVKLLLSSGSPADVSHENGFTPLHFAAAHGHSSCVEALLAAGAAVDSSAEGGQTSLFLACEAGRLDCVRVLLSAGADRSRTTTDGCTALHAAVRSGHVDTLRHLLCHPAQGDSTVTPDALTLPAALLNQANNDGWTAAHMAAALGLKECLEVLCSHSEQDIERRDKCNRTIHDVATDDCKDLLENLRLYRVLVRLQCSGGGGAGSMCPVEALEDEAKGVTSSQLVLGRVSVDRTMCWSQLSSTLSLIFTSYLQTVCGDSQTTREEAQRPLLGLSPASIASILIGDTEWLPGQELPLSPWDLVRKPLSQCITIRLKGLSESCLDELALEYLFPLPLLHNCVRLVEQYGNLIFHGLQGSCQEYIANLVARCIKSKQEAGGLGCDVVRVEVEESLTKEQLLETFITCGFLVPAVGSGGHSSHCVVVLLEGLEKASSLTGLLGDLCHSLDNRGSASPLVLNTGPHHFREGSFLIATLSKPGLQGSELRLQQHFRWVTLRWDQEPLHGLLGRHLRRKLLHKMGTGVWAPDGVMERSVLWVSQVWQQLNACLSRLGTHEALLGPQLFLSCPVVPNNTQAIVRWLARLWNAVVVPRVEEAIISRVTAKRSSSSSSSGTSSSSSPSSQRPSPSNCGLSAGQQAVVKAALSILVNKAVLLGCPLPRHEIDRYLLEFRGGTFPLSAIGSYKGSGGGGGRKGRDSSKLRRSNTSPRKKGSPALNWSCGGSFREGSLSSTDVSFISNGKDQREPVGLSVFSDDETDLIRELQTMCSSKSEPDISKISQAKDDLIVFSSSPSEATSTQKVEQETAIQQRPQMTVVRQSSRSSAQAAVQSSDRRSGPRAKSQLPVPSSRGQQTRASPAATSSSSSNNNSSSSSPSRTQTPPSRSRTPNSSSSSSSSRTKQVPPSSNNNYYRNNNIDNNQSHEDIWILHRDLHENNNNSK; encoded by the exons ctggagatggagaagcTGCAGCTCCAGAGTCTGGAGCAGGAGCATCGCAAGCTGACGGCGCAGCTTAAGGACGAGCGCGAGAAGAACAAGCACATCGTCATGATGTTGGTGCGTGAGTGCAAGCAGCTTGCCACACGGGTGGTGGAGGAGTCGCAGCGCTTCGACGAGCTCCAGGCCCGCCTCGATGAGGAGAGTCGCACCTCTGGCcggctgcaggaggagctgaCTACAGAGCGGCAGCGTAGCCAACAGATGGAGGCCAAGATGGAGAAGCAGCTGTCGGAGTTTGACACAGAGCGGGAACAGCTGCGTGCCAGGCTGGGCCGCGAGGAGACCGAGAGCCACAGTCTGCggcagcaggtggagcagctcaGGACTGAACAGGGCGATGGGAAGGATGGTGCTGCTGTCGCCCAGCCTGCTGCTGGAGCAgaacctgctgctgccaccaGCCCACCACCCAAACCTAAAGCTGTGACGTCTGTTTCTGTAGCCACAGAGCCCGTTAGCTCTCGAACAGCATCTTGCCAAACGGACCTGCCCCCCACTGAGGTGGAGGGTCCTAAGAAGACCCCCCTCACTATACCCGTCAAACCGACCCCAGCCAACTATGTGGGCCTGAGTCTGCCAAAGACGACTGGCCGTGGGATCGTCCACAGCAGCTCAGGAGGACTGGCACAGACAGAGAATGGCTCAGAGGGCCAGGTTCCTCACGGCTTACCCAGCGGAGTCAGCCCTCGTGTCCAGGCAGCCCGCTACAAGTTCCAGGAACAGGACCAAAATGGCACGGCATCCCAGAGTCCCCCTGCCCGTGACCTCTCCCCCACCAACCGGGACAACTTTGCCGCCAAGCAGCAAGCACgccacactgtcacacaggTCCTTTCGCGCTTCACCAGCCCTCCCGCAGGAGGTGCCGGACCCCTGCGTCCAGGCCTGCCCCACTCTGCCTCAGAGGGAGGCCCTTTTCCCGGCCGCCTGAGCCATCCCATCGGCATCAAGTCGCCCACGGTGGCCAGGATCGACCGGGGAAACCCTCCCCCTATCCCTCCCAAAAAGCCAGGGCTTTCCCAgaccccttctcctcctcacccacccATCAAGGGGGTGGGGGACAGCAGccgctcccctggggtggggcTAAAACCGGCCACGCCCCAGCTGCCGCCCAAACCCGCCCTGGACCTGGTCCCAGCCCTGGCGGCCTCTCAGGTGGGTGCCTGCTCCCCCTCCCGCTCCCCGGGGCCTGGCCGGGGCCCTCAGCGGCAGCCGGCAGCAGCATGTGTAGAGTGCCCCCCCGTCATCAGCCCTGCCACCACTGTCAGTAGCCCCTCCTCCATaaaccccccctccacctcctcctccattagTGCTCCATCCTCCCGTAGCTCCCGTGCCTCAGCAGGCAGCCCCCTGGCAACAGCATCAG GCTGGTGTCCCTCCGTAGTCTCCTGTCTCGGCAGTGGAGGGCCTGCTGCCCTGGACGGCGGGCGCCCCCTGCTCCCCCAAGCTGCTTCCCAGGGAAATGTCACTTTATTGTCAATGCTGCTTAACCAACCAGACCcgaccaccatcaccaccaccaccaccaccactaccaccacctCTACCACTGCCATGGAGAACAAGCCCAATCATCTTGACCAAGACCAACACCTCTACCACAACCACAACCAAACCTCTGCCTTGTTTGCTGCTGCTCAGAATGGACACACAG agtgtgtgaagctgctgctgtcttccgGATCACCTGCTGATGTATCGCATGAAAACGGATTCACACCTTTACACTTTGCCGCCGCCCACGGCCACAGCAG CTGCGTAGAGGCGCTGCTGGCTGCCGGAGCTGCTGTGGATTCGTCGGCAGAGGGGGGTCAGACATCCCTCTTCCTGGCCTGTGAGGCTGGCAGACTGGACTGTGTCCGGGTCCTGCTGAGCGCTGGAGCCGATCGCTCGCGCACCACAACT GACGGCTGCACGGCTCTCCACGCGGCCGTGCGCTCAGGACACGTGGACACGCTACGCCACCTCCTCTGCCACCCGGCTCAGGGTGACTCCACTGTGACCCCCGACGCCCTGACTCTGCCTGCTGCCCTGCTGAACCAGGCCAACAATGACGGCTGGACTGCTGCACACATGGCTGCGGCCCTGGGCCTCAAG gagtgtcTGGAGGTGCTGTGCAGCCACAGTGAACAGGACATTGAGAGGAGGGACAAGTGTAATCGCACTATTCATGACGTGGCAACTGATGACTGCAAAGATCTACTTGAAAACCTCC GCTTGTACCGGGTCCTGGTGCGTCTCCAGTGTTCAGGCGGAGGTGGAGCGGGGTCCATGTGTCCTGTGGAGGCCCTGGAGGATGAGGCTAAGGGTGTCACCAGCAGCCAGTTGGTGCTGGGCAGAGTTTCAGTCGACCGGACGATGTGTTGGTCGCAGCTGAGCTCCACCCTCAGCCTCATCTTCACCTCCTACCTCCAGACTGTCTGCGGAGATTCTCAGACGACCAGAGAGGAGGCGCAGCGCCCACTGCTCGGACTCAGTCCAGCCAGTATCGCTTCCATCTTAATAG GGGACACTGAGTGGTTGCCAGGTCAGGAGCTGCCCTTATCCCCCTGGGACCTGGTCAGGAAGCCTCTCAGCCAGTGCATCACCATCCGCCTCAAAG GTCTGTCTGAGTCGTGTCTCGATGAGCTGGCTCTGGAATACCTCTTCCCCCTGCCGCTGCTGCACAACTGCGTCCGCCTG GTGGAACAGTATGGAAACCTCATCTTCCACGGGCTTCAGGGCAGCTGTCAGGAGTACATCGCCAACCTGGTTGCTCGCTGCATCAAG TCAAAGCAGGAGGCAGGTGGGCTGGGCTGTGACGTGGTgcgggtggaggtggaggagagccTGACCAAAGAGCAACTGCTGGAGACGTTCATCACTTGTG GTTTCCTGGTGCCGGCGGTGGGGTCTGGAGGTCACAGTAGTCACTgtgtggtggtgctgctggaggGACTGGAGAAGGCTTCATCCCTAACAGGCCTGCTGGGAGACCTCTGCCACAGTCTGGACAACAGGGGCTCTGCTTCACCGCTGGTTCTCAACACTG GTCCCCACCACTTCCGTGAAGGCAGCTTCCTGATTGCGACGCTGTCTAAGCCTGGCCTGCAGGGATCAGAGCTCCGTCTTCAGCAGCATTTCCGCTGGGTAACGCTTCGCTGGGACCAGGAGCCACTGCACGGCCTGCTGGGAAGGCATCTCCGCAGGAAGCTGCTTCATAAG ATGGGGACCGGAGTTTGGGCACCTGATGGCGTCATGGAGCGGTCGGTGTTGTGGGTGAGCCAggtgtggcagcagctcaaCGCCTGTCTGTCGCGACTGGGGACCCACGAGGCTCTGCTGGGTCCGCAGCTCTTCCTGTCCTGCCCTGTGGTCCCGAACAACACACAGGCAATCGTCAG gtggttGGCTCGGCTCTGGAACGCCGTGGTCGTCCCCCGTGTGGAAGAAGCCATCATTTCCCGGGTAACAGCCaagcgctcctcctcctcctcctcctccggcacctcttcttcctcatcgCCGTCGTCGCAGCGACCGTCTCCTAGCAACTGTGGGCTGAGTGCCGGGCAGCAGGCTGTGGTGAAAGCCGCCCTCAGCATCCTGGTCAACAAGGCTGTTCTCCTGGGCTGCCCTCTGCCTCGTCACG AGATTGACAGATACCTGCTGGAGTTTCGGGGCGGGACCTTCCCTCTGTCAGCCATCGGCTCCTATAAAGGAAGTGGCggtggaggggggagaaagGGACGCGACAGCAGCAAATTGAGACGATCCAACACCAGCCCTCGAAAGAAGGGAAGCCCCGCCTTGAACTGGAGCTGTGGCGGTTCCTTCAGAGAGG GTTCACTGTCGAGCACTGATGTCAGCTTCATCTCGAATGGCAAAGATCAGag GGAGCCTGTAGGCCTGTCTGTGTTCTCTGATGACGAGACCGATTTAATCAGAGAGCTGCAGACGATGTGCTCCAGCAAGTCGGAGCCAGACATCAGCAAG ATCTCTCAGGCCAAAGACGACTTGATTGTATTCTCCAGCTCTCCCAGTGAAGCGACGTCGACCCAAAAGGTCGAGCAGGAAACCGCCATCCAGCAGCGACCGCAGATG ACTGTTGTCCGTCAGTCCAGCCGCAGCTCCGCCCAGGCAGCCGTCCAGAGCAGCGACCGGCGTTCAGGCCCTCGCGCCAAATCGCAGCTCCCCGTCCCcagcagcagggggcagcagacACGGGCCTCCCCTGctgccaccagcagcagcagcagcaacaacaacagcagcagcagcagcccgaGCCGAACGCAGACGCCCCCGAGCCGCAGCAGAACccccaacagcagcagcagcagcagcagcagcagaacaaagCAGGTTCCccccagcagcaacaacaactactACCGCAACAACAACATCGACAACAACCAATCACACGAGGACATCTGGATCCTCCACAGAGACCTGCacgaaaacaacaacaacagcaagtAG